The following proteins are encoded in a genomic region of Microbispora sp. ZYX-F-249:
- a CDS encoding NAD-dependent epimerase/dehydratase family protein — protein sequence MRIVLLGGAGYIGAVATRHLAALGHHVTVVDGLIYQRDDDPARLLPGAAAFVHADLRDPAALRDAVAGASAVVHLGGLVGEPACAVDERLAVELNYASPVIAAQAAIDEAVPHYVFFSSCSVYGSREGTVDEDTTPNPLGIYARTKVLAERRLTGMLAGRAALTTLRLATVHGRSPRQRLDSVANRMAAQAAWHGHIPLNGGAQRRPLVHVADVAHVLAAALATPAAEPRVFNVGSDERNYTIADIAETVQAAVPGARIERGPERDETDARDYRVSFAKLAAAFPHAACPTSLSTGVKEVADAVAGKEVGDPDQEEYDNHRGLIASRRAGRIAALRSAACDRLHAEYAAIDRSAR from the coding sequence GTGCGTATCGTCCTGCTCGGCGGCGCCGGCTACATCGGCGCCGTCGCCACCCGCCACCTGGCCGCGCTCGGCCACCACGTCACCGTGGTCGACGGGCTGATCTACCAGCGTGACGACGACCCCGCCCGGCTGCTGCCCGGCGCCGCCGCGTTCGTCCACGCCGACCTGCGCGACCCCGCCGCCCTGCGGGACGCGGTCGCCGGCGCGAGCGCGGTCGTCCACCTCGGCGGGCTGGTCGGCGAACCCGCCTGCGCCGTCGACGAGCGGCTGGCCGTCGAGCTCAACTACGCCTCCCCGGTCATCGCCGCCCAGGCCGCCATCGACGAGGCCGTCCCCCACTACGTGTTCTTCTCCTCCTGCAGCGTCTACGGCAGCCGCGAGGGGACCGTGGACGAGGACACCACCCCGAACCCGCTCGGCATTTACGCCCGCACCAAGGTCCTCGCGGAGCGGCGCCTGACAGGCATGCTGGCCGGGCGGGCGGCGCTGACCACGCTGCGGCTGGCCACCGTCCACGGCCGTTCCCCACGCCAGCGGCTGGACTCCGTGGCCAACCGCATGGCGGCGCAGGCCGCCTGGCACGGCCACATCCCGCTCAACGGCGGCGCGCAGCGGCGCCCGCTGGTGCACGTCGCCGACGTCGCCCACGTCCTGGCCGCCGCCCTTGCCACCCCGGCCGCCGAGCCGCGGGTGTTCAACGTCGGCTCCGACGAGCGGAACTACACCATCGCCGACATCGCCGAGACCGTGCAGGCGGCCGTACCCGGGGCGCGGATCGAACGCGGCCCGGAGCGGGACGAGACCGACGCCCGCGACTACCGCGTGTCGTTCGCGAAGCTCGCAGCCGCCTTCCCGCACGCCGCCTGCCCCACCAGCCTGTCCACCGGCGTCAAAGAGGTCGCCGACGCCGTCGCCGGCAAGGAGGTAGGCGACCCGGACCAGGAGGAATACGACAACCACCGTGGCCTGATCGCCTCCCGCCGGGCGGGCCGGATCGCCGCCCTGCGCTCCGCCGCCTGCGACCGCCTGCACGCCGAGTACGCGGCGATCGACCGGAGCGCCCGGTGA